One segment of Candidatus Paceibacterota bacterium DNA contains the following:
- a CDS encoding helicase C-terminal domain-containing protein: MTTETRKRGALNLERLAGNFPSRFSRMRVAQEEALKFVAENGSSIVEAPTGSGKTAIEIAILRAGQEVGMETLFLIVPNKTILGQIREEFPGDVKVALGRNEHPCLYYEEKKTEITVEGVRLLSDDPESIKADEIPCSMLLDCPHRVDQETGETHTKGAFPCPYLQQKYEAKQGGIVLCTMSFYLFTQLFSREWERPNILVIDEAHRIAEVFRNALSYEISDHHIEKAVGILKLIGAGEESTALELFLKKMIRIIKGKSRGKLPLLEPEELYTLIETLSLIDTKELGKKVSGAVKEGKLNAKADRTTLRKLEVLIRDLKRYIRSFEFSMPASNRHALNYTYATWREEKQKGQKVQYQLVIKAYYVAPLIKKVMGDTTVSFSATIGDPDVFGFETGIRDPFVSLGGHFPANNTRIFMPSDTPNLAMNARSNQEPTRVLRRIAKACKRFSQKGIRSLVVVVSNAERDKFLMLAEEEDVYAISYGNGVTARDAAQLFKGGEGDVLVGTASNYAEGVDLPKNLAPVIFVLRPGYPNPKDPGTIFEEKRFGSQRWQIWNWRVMLQALQARGRNLRSVNDIGVTIFISQQFRRFVFASLPESLKESYVRDKTFDECVNSTLEHLNRVL, translated from the coding sequence ATGACAACAGAAACGAGAAAAAGAGGCGCTCTGAACTTGGAACGCCTTGCGGGAAACTTCCCAAGCCGATTCTCAAGAATGAGAGTTGCGCAGGAAGAAGCACTCAAATTCGTGGCAGAAAACGGCTCAAGCATTGTCGAAGCACCAACAGGGTCGGGAAAGACTGCGATTGAGATTGCCATTCTACGCGCTGGACAAGAGGTGGGAATGGAAACTCTCTTCCTCATCGTTCCCAACAAGACGATCCTCGGACAAATCAGAGAAGAGTTTCCAGGTGATGTGAAAGTCGCATTGGGACGAAACGAGCATCCGTGTCTCTACTACGAGGAGAAGAAGACAGAGATTACAGTTGAAGGAGTCAGGCTTCTGTCAGATGATCCTGAAAGCATCAAAGCGGATGAGATTCCGTGCTCGATGCTTCTTGATTGTCCGCATCGAGTTGACCAGGAAACTGGAGAGACTCACACAAAGGGTGCCTTCCCGTGCCCTTACCTTCAGCAAAAGTACGAGGCCAAACAGGGCGGTATCGTGCTTTGCACGATGTCTTTCTATCTCTTCACACAACTTTTCAGCAGAGAGTGGGAACGGCCGAATATCTTGGTGATCGATGAAGCACATCGCATCGCCGAGGTCTTTCGAAACGCTCTGTCCTACGAAATCTCTGATCACCACATCGAGAAGGCGGTAGGAATCCTCAAGCTCATTGGAGCAGGAGAAGAATCGACAGCGCTGGAGTTGTTTCTCAAGAAGATGATTAGAATCATCAAGGGGAAATCCAGAGGGAAGCTGCCTCTCCTCGAACCAGAGGAGCTCTACACCTTGATAGAGACGCTATCACTTATCGACACCAAGGAGTTGGGAAAGAAGGTGAGTGGCGCGGTCAAGGAAGGCAAGCTTAACGCCAAGGCAGACAGAACAACGCTTCGCAAGCTCGAGGTGCTGATTCGAGACTTGAAGCGCTACATTCGATCTTTTGAGTTCTCTATGCCGGCTTCCAACCGACATGCTCTCAACTACACCTACGCCACCTGGCGCGAAGAAAAGCAAAAGGGTCAGAAAGTCCAGTACCAACTGGTCATCAAGGCCTACTATGTCGCCCCGCTCATCAAGAAAGTGATGGGCGATACGACGGTCTCTTTTTCCGCCACCATTGGCGATCCGGATGTCTTTGGTTTCGAAACCGGAATCAGAGATCCGTTCGTTAGCTTGGGCGGACACTTTCCAGCCAACAACACCAGAATCTTTATGCCCTCGGACACTCCGAATCTGGCTATGAATGCCAGGTCAAATCAGGAGCCAACCAGGGTTCTGCGTCGGATCGCCAAGGCCTGCAAGCGATTTTCCCAAAAGGGAATTCGTTCGCTGGTCGTGGTAGTTTCCAATGCAGAGCGAGACAAATTCCTAATGCTCGCGGAAGAAGAAGACGTCTATGCTATAAGCTACGGCAACGGAGTCACCGCAAGGGATGCCGCCCAACTCTTCAAGGGAGGAGAAGGTGATGTTCTCGTTGGCACTGCCTCAAACTACGCTGAAGGTGTTGATCTTCCAAAGAATCTGGCACCGGTCATCTTCGTCCTCCGACCCGGATATCCGAATCCAAAGGACCCGGGCACAATCTTTGAGGAGAAGAGATTTGGTAGTCAGCGCTGGCAGATCTGGAACTGGAGGGTGATGCTTCAGGCTCTTCAGGCTCGAGGCAGAAACCTGCGAAGCGTCAACGATATCGGCGTGACTATCTTCATCTCCCAGCAGTTTAGGCGATTTGTTTTCGCATCTCTGCCGGAGAGTCTGAAGGAGTCATATGTTCGTGACAAGACCTTCGATGAGTGTGTCAATAGTACTCTTGAACACCTGAATAGAGTCCTGTAG
- a CDS encoding 50S ribosomal protein L25, with the protein MAIMLTLETKIRNKKGNQTLRKEGWMPAVFYGKKEPATAIAVDSVAFGKVLKEAGESSVVILETESGQKQALIKDVQFDPVTDTPRHADFYVFEKGHKLEVDVPLVFEGVSPAVKELGGILVKVLHELKIRAMPKDLPHEIKIDISTLKDFESQILAKDIKLPEGVELLEGPEEVIALTEEAKEEIEEEVVAPDLSSIEVEKKGKKEEEPSPESGGTAEEK; encoded by the coding sequence ATGGCAATTATGCTGACTTTAGAAACTAAAATTCGTAATAAAAAAGGCAATCAAACTCTTCGTAAAGAAGGGTGGATGCCGGCGGTTTTTTATGGCAAGAAAGAGCCAGCCACAGCTATTGCTGTTGATTCTGTTGCTTTCGGCAAGGTTTTGAAAGAAGCTGGTGAGTCATCCGTCGTAATATTAGAGACCGAAAGTGGCCAGAAGCAGGCATTGATAAAAGATGTTCAATTTGACCCAGTAACTGACACACCGAGACACGCAGATTTTTATGTTTTTGAAAAAGGTCATAAGCTAGAAGTTGACGTTCCGCTTGTGTTTGAGGGCGTTTCGCCTGCTGTTAAAGAGCTTGGTGGAATTTTAGTTAAAGTTTTGCACGAACTTAAAATCAGAGCTATGCCGAAGGATTTACCGCATGAAATAAAAATTGATATTTCCACACTTAAAGATTTTGAAAGTCAGATATTAGCCAAAGACATAAAGTTGCCGGAGGGCGTTGAGCTTCTTGAAGGACCAGAGGAAGTCATAGCGCTTACAGAGGAAGCTAAAGAAGAAATTGAGGAAGAAGTTGTCGCGCCTGATTTGTCTTCGATTGAAGTTGAAAAGAAAGGCAAGAAGGAAGAGGAACCTTCTCCTGAAAGCGGTGGAACAGCAGAAGAGAAATAA
- a CDS encoding lytic murein transglycosylase, whose translation MFNLKSFSKNLSIFLVVGLVFSQAVFSLPTFGQLSENLERRESELRSELSDIEKEIAIWQKELQQKQNQSASFERDIAILNAKIKEAQATIRARNIEIERLGREINFRLQTIDELDSKIERSKESLSQLIRRTDEAQSFSLVEIVLSNENLSDFLVNWDDFESINKALQVSFVEIRDAKHQLEIEKERLGVQRNKEVDIRASNEAERRRIEQNEAEQKHLLEINRTQERTYAQIVAERQRKAAQIRAALFALRDTAAIPFGDALRYAEAAQQKTGVRPAFLLAVITQESNMGANIGTCNRPQDTLKWREIMPGPDDIAKGWSKRNDQAAYLRITSELGLDPDSMPLSCPWGNGWGGAMGPSQFIPTTWEIYKSKVATALGKSVVSPWDPQDAFMASSIYLGELGAGNGGFTAERTAALRYYAGGNWNKPQNAFYGDQVMAHARRIQEEMIDPLSF comes from the coding sequence ATGTTTAATTTAAAATCATTTTCTAAAAATCTATCTATTTTTTTAGTCGTGGGACTAGTTTTTTCTCAAGCAGTCTTTTCTTTACCAACCTTCGGTCAATTAAGTGAGAACTTGGAAAGGAGGGAGTCGGAACTGCGATCTGAACTGTCTGATATAGAAAAAGAGATCGCAATCTGGCAAAAGGAATTACAGCAAAAACAAAACCAATCGGCTTCTTTTGAGAGAGACATCGCGATTTTAAATGCCAAAATAAAAGAAGCCCAAGCAACAATTAGGGCTAGGAATATTGAAATAGAAAGACTTGGCCGAGAGATAAACTTCCGGCTTCAAACGATAGACGAGCTTGACTCAAAAATTGAACGGAGCAAAGAATCCTTGTCCCAGCTTATTCGTCGAACAGACGAAGCACAATCTTTTTCATTGGTAGAAATTGTGCTAAGTAATGAAAATCTTTCAGACTTTTTGGTTAACTGGGATGATTTTGAATCAATCAATAAAGCTCTGCAGGTGTCTTTTGTTGAGATTCGAGACGCCAAACATCAATTGGAAATTGAAAAGGAACGACTTGGTGTTCAAAGAAATAAAGAGGTTGATATAAGGGCTTCCAACGAAGCAGAGAGGAGAAGAATAGAACAGAACGAAGCAGAGCAAAAACACCTTCTGGAAATTAACAGAACACAAGAGCGAACTTATGCTCAAATTGTTGCTGAAAGACAAAGAAAAGCGGCGCAGATAAGAGCGGCTTTGTTTGCTTTGCGCGATACGGCAGCGATTCCTTTCGGTGATGCCCTACGTTATGCCGAAGCAGCCCAACAAAAAACCGGAGTCCGCCCCGCCTTTTTACTTGCGGTTATTACTCAAGAGTCAAACATGGGGGCGAATATCGGAACTTGCAATCGACCACAAGACACTTTGAAGTGGAGAGAGATAATGCCGGGACCTGATGACATTGCAAAGGGATGGTCTAAAAGAAATGATCAAGCGGCCTATTTAAGAATTACTAGCGAGCTTGGCCTTGATCCGGATTCAATGCCTTTGTCTTGCCCGTGGGGCAATGGCTGGGGAGGAGCAATGGGCCCGTCGCAATTTATTCCAACAACCTGGGAAATTTATAAATCAAAAGTAGCAACAGCTTTAGGAAAGTCAGTTGTTAGCCCCTGGGATCCACAGGATGCTTTTATGGCCTCATCAATTTATTTAGGTGAACTTGGGGCAGGTAATGGAGGATTTACCGCAGAGAGGACGGCGGCTCTAAGGTATTATGCCGGTGGTAATTGGAATAAACCACAGAATGCTTTTTATGGTGATCAGGTTATGGCTCATGCCAGAAGAATTCAAGAAGAAATGATTGACCCGCTTAGTTTCTAA
- the rpmE gene encoding 50S ribosomal protein L31 gives MRKDIHPPYFPKAVFECVCGKEIKVGSTKEKMSIEICDNCHPFYTGQDKVLDTAGRVEKFKAKRASAKSEKIKSLAEKKADKKKKRESSKKES, from the coding sequence ATGAGAAAAGATATACATCCACCATATTTCCCCAAAGCGGTTTTTGAGTGTGTGTGCGGAAAAGAAATAAAAGTCGGCTCTACGAAAGAGAAGATGAGTATTGAAATTTGCGATAATTGCCATCCGTTTTACACCGGGCAGGACAAAGTTCTTGATACTGCCGGTCGAGTAGAGAAATTTAAAGCCAAGAGGGCTTCTGCTAAAAGCGAAAAGATAAAATCTTTAGCTGAAAAGAAGGCCGACAAGAAAAAGAAAAGAGAGTCATCTAAAAAAGAATCTTAA
- a CDS encoding PCRF domain-containing protein → MEDLEKFRNNPKTSFLFSVFEKLGKESSEVREMLEKDPGLKELSEEELSSLENQRLEILQQMTNLLKEEESEEKFPNEIILEVRAGAGGEEAALFAKRLAEMYEEYSVRQNWSFRNIDESRSTLGGYKEASFEIKGRGVFEKLRFETGVHRIQRVPPTEKSGRVHTSTASVAILPIRKISKIEINPSDLEFETSRSGGAGGQNVNKVETAVRIIHKPTGIDVRSTAERSQLKNKEKALSILTAKLEALHEEQEAKKYSEQRKSQIGTADRSEKIRTYNFLQDRITDHRIKKSWSQIENILAGELEDIIEDLSSSNQESKV, encoded by the coding sequence ATGGAAGACTTGGAAAAATTTCGAAATAATCCAAAAACCAGTTTCCTATTCTCGGTTTTTGAAAAATTAGGAAAAGAGAGTAGTGAAGTGAGAGAAATGCTTGAAAAAGACCCTGGTTTAAAGGAATTGTCCGAGGAGGAATTAAGTAGTCTGGAAAATCAAAGACTTGAAATTCTTCAACAAATGACAAATTTGCTCAAAGAGGAAGAGTCCGAAGAGAAGTTTCCTAATGAAATTATACTTGAAGTTCGAGCTGGTGCTGGCGGAGAAGAAGCGGCGCTTTTTGCCAAGCGTCTGGCTGAAATGTATGAAGAATATTCAGTTAGACAAAACTGGTCTTTTAGAAATATAGATGAATCAAGGAGTACACTTGGAGGATACAAAGAAGCTTCTTTTGAAATCAAGGGCCGTGGTGTATTTGAAAAACTAAGATTTGAAACTGGCGTTCATCGTATCCAGCGAGTACCTCCAACAGAAAAGTCAGGTCGAGTTCACACCTCAACTGCTTCCGTCGCGATATTACCGATCAGAAAAATATCTAAGATTGAAATCAATCCTTCTGATTTGGAATTTGAAACTTCCAGATCTGGTGGAGCAGGTGGCCAAAATGTTAACAAGGTAGAGACGGCAGTGAGAATAATTCATAAACCGACCGGAATTGATGTTCGCTCAACGGCCGAGAGAAGCCAGCTTAAGAACAAAGAAAAAGCTCTTAGCATATTAACCGCCAAACTCGAAGCATTACACGAAGAACAAGAAGCAAAAAAATATTCCGAACAAAGAAAGAGCCAGATAGGTACCGCCGATCGTTCGGAAAAAATCAGAACGTACAATTTTTTACAAGATAGAATAACCGATCATCGGATAAAGAAGAGTTGGTCGCAAATAGAAAACATTCTTGCCGGAGAACTTGAAGATATTATTGAAGATTTAAGCAGTTCTAATCAAGAATCCAAGGTTTAA
- the rpsB gene encoding 30S ribosomal protein S2, which translates to MSTGMISKDTDLKDLLTAGAHYGYSKSRRHPSAKEFILGSKNNIEIFDLEKTLPLLESAKDFVKNIVANGGQILFVGAKSEAKNAIKTGADLAEMPYVTNRWIGGTITNFPEIKKRVDRLQDLLGQREKGELSKYTKKERLLLDREIETLDKMFSGLVSMKKLPAAIFVIDPRREKTAVAEAKRKKIPVVALAGSDCDLKQVEFSIPANDASMASIKYFVEQIVEAIKIGRKQQKSE; encoded by the coding sequence ATGTCAACCGGAATGATTTCAAAAGACACTGATCTTAAAGACCTGCTTACGGCAGGAGCTCATTATGGTTACTCAAAATCGAGAAGACATCCTTCGGCAAAAGAATTTATTCTCGGTTCTAAAAATAACATCGAAATTTTTGACTTGGAGAAAACCTTGCCACTTCTTGAATCAGCCAAGGATTTTGTTAAAAACATTGTTGCTAATGGTGGCCAAATTCTTTTTGTGGGAGCAAAAAGCGAAGCAAAAAATGCCATAAAGACTGGTGCGGATTTAGCGGAAATGCCTTATGTGACAAACCGATGGATTGGTGGGACGATAACTAATTTTCCAGAGATCAAAAAAAGAGTAGATAGGTTGCAGGATCTTCTGGGACAGAGAGAGAAAGGAGAATTATCAAAATATACAAAAAAAGAGAGATTGCTTTTGGACAGGGAAATTGAAACTTTGGACAAGATGTTTTCAGGATTGGTCTCTATGAAGAAATTGCCAGCCGCTATATTTGTTATTGACCCAAGAAGAGAAAAAACCGCTGTTGCCGAAGCAAAAAGAAAGAAAATTCCGGTTGTCGCTTTGGCTGGCTCGGATTGTGATCTAAAGCAGGTTGAGTTTTCTATTCCGGCAAACGATGCTTCAATGGCCAGCATAAAGTATTTTGTTGAGCAGATTGTCGAAGCGATAAAAATTGGAAGGAAACAACAAAAGTCAGAATAG
- the tsf gene encoding elongation factor Ts (EF-Ts; functions during elongation stage of protein translation; forms a dimer; associates with EF-Tu-GDP complex and promotes exchange of GDP to GTP resulting in regeneration of the active form of EF-Tu), which yields MISTDQVKELRDKTGISIMQCRKALEEAGGDMGKAQIILQKQSKAVAEKKSDRELNAGVIQAYIHSNGSVGAMLELTCETDFVSKNEEFKNLAYDLAMQVAATNPKYLSKEDISQEAKKEAAEVFSKEVADKPDELKEKILSGKLDAFFAEQILLEQPFIKNPDIKIVGLIESAVQKFGEKIRISRFSRFSI from the coding sequence ATGATTTCCACCGACCAAGTAAAAGAATTAAGAGACAAGACGGGTATTTCTATAATGCAATGTCGAAAAGCTCTCGAGGAAGCGGGTGGCGACATGGGTAAGGCCCAAATCATTTTGCAAAAACAAAGCAAGGCGGTTGCCGAAAAAAAATCTGACAGAGAATTGAACGCTGGTGTGATTCAGGCATATATCCACTCAAACGGTTCGGTTGGAGCCATGCTTGAGCTTACCTGTGAGACCGATTTTGTTTCGAAGAACGAAGAGTTCAAGAATCTTGCTTATGACTTGGCAATGCAGGTTGCGGCCACCAATCCGAAATATTTGTCTAAAGAAGACATAAGCCAAGAGGCCAAAAAAGAGGCCGCTGAAGTTTTTTCTAAAGAGGTTGCAGATAAGCCGGATGAATTAAAAGAAAAAATATTGTCTGGCAAGCTGGACGCGTTTTTTGCTGAGCAAATTTTACTGGAACAACCATTTATTAAAAATCCTGATATCAAGATTGTTGGACTTATAGAATCAGCAGTTCAGAAATTTGGCGAAAAAATCAGAATTTCAAGATTTAGTCGGTTTTCGATATAA